The following are encoded in a window of Haloarcula halophila genomic DNA:
- a CDS encoding mechanosensitive ion channel family protein: MSRPLGYLSLVLALCCSAGIAAVQRFGVGGTVEGIAVSFVLVRGLSILAVVFVTYGCYRLALTAFDRHTPDKRRRHDAKNVFRLAFGVAGVAAALGVVTEQWLGLLFSLGVVGFAVTFALQQPLFSLIGWLYIMIKRPYQVGDRVAIESSKGDVVEVSFLVTTLWEINGELVSSNQPSGRIITLPNSVVLSSHVKNYTREEFPYIWNELTIQVAYETELDYATATMQREADEFLGDEMAARIQRYRERLAETPVELEVRDRPTVNVVQEESWVELRLRYLVHPKRGQRVRNELYERILGAFNDDPDRIKFPIGRNR, from the coding sequence GTGAGTCGCCCACTCGGGTATCTGTCGCTCGTCCTCGCACTGTGTTGCAGTGCCGGTATCGCCGCAGTCCAGCGGTTCGGAGTCGGGGGCACCGTCGAGGGGATCGCCGTCTCGTTCGTCCTCGTGCGGGGCCTCTCGATACTGGCTGTCGTCTTCGTTACCTACGGCTGCTATCGGCTGGCGCTGACGGCCTTCGATCGTCATACGCCGGACAAGCGCCGGCGCCACGACGCGAAGAACGTCTTTCGACTCGCGTTCGGGGTCGCCGGCGTCGCCGCGGCACTCGGCGTCGTCACCGAGCAGTGGTTGGGCCTGCTGTTCTCGCTGGGCGTCGTCGGGTTCGCGGTGACGTTCGCACTTCAGCAACCCCTGTTCTCGCTGATCGGCTGGCTGTACATCATGATCAAGCGACCCTACCAGGTCGGGGACCGTGTCGCCATCGAGTCCTCGAAAGGCGACGTGGTCGAGGTGTCGTTCCTGGTGACGACACTCTGGGAGATCAACGGCGAACTCGTCTCCTCGAACCAGCCTTCCGGCCGGATCATCACGCTGCCGAACAGCGTGGTCCTCTCCTCGCACGTCAAGAACTACACCCGCGAGGAGTTCCCCTACATCTGGAACGAACTCACGATCCAGGTGGCCTACGAGACGGAACTGGACTACGCGACCGCGACGATGCAGCGGGAAGCCGACGAGTTCCTGGGCGACGAAATGGCCGCACGAATCCAGCGCTACCGCGAGCGACTGGCCGAGACGCCCGTGGAACTGGAAGTGCGGGATCGACCGACTGTCAACGTGGTACAGGAGGAGTCCTGGGTCGAACTGCGCTTGCGGTATCTCGTCCACCCGAAACGGGGACAGCGGGTCCGAAACGAACTGTACGAGCGGATCCTGGGGGCGTTCAACGACGACCCCGACCGGATCAAGTTCCCGATCGGCCGGAACCGCTGA
- a CDS encoding bifunctional metallophosphatase/5'-nucleotidase, whose amino-acid sequence MSLTLLHYSDIETALDDPERCARLAGAIDERRGADTVVVGTGDNTAPGALPLATDGRIALEFFEAVEPDVDTFGNHDFDFGVETARELAGSAPQSWLCANATLDGERFAAAETVPHTVVETEQYRVGVVGVAHPETDEINPAADAVDFHDPVPAVRESAATLRERDVDFVVVASHCGEGDSRIARETDVDAVLGGHVHDVHVETVADTVVVRPGRAARYVSVVQLGTGTEVAVHEIGDDHRHDGLAATLADRLATTGLDEVVATVAEPIELTEEAVTVAESRAGNFVTDALRWRAGADVAISPTGALRSGDPLAGEVTVADLIGLAPYRDDLTLVELSGERLRSALAAVPVGAHNDAFPRRFCSHLSGARIVFDDEADELRSATVDGEPIDPEATYTLAVAEYLVETDHVVGVFGPDDVVERCGVAHDAIVESAREGGIDPDVGDRIERPTLDH is encoded by the coding sequence GTGTCTCTGACCCTCCTCCACTACTCCGATATCGAGACGGCACTCGACGACCCCGAGCGATGCGCGCGCCTGGCCGGCGCGATCGACGAACGCCGCGGTGCCGACACCGTCGTCGTCGGTACCGGGGACAACACCGCGCCGGGGGCGCTCCCGCTTGCGACCGACGGCCGGATCGCACTGGAGTTCTTCGAGGCGGTCGAGCCCGACGTCGATACCTTCGGGAACCACGACTTCGATTTCGGCGTCGAGACGGCCCGCGAACTGGCCGGGTCGGCACCACAGAGCTGGCTCTGTGCGAACGCGACCCTCGACGGCGAGCGCTTCGCCGCCGCCGAGACGGTTCCACACACGGTCGTCGAGACCGAACAGTACCGCGTCGGCGTCGTCGGGGTCGCTCATCCCGAGACCGACGAGATCAATCCCGCCGCCGACGCCGTCGACTTCCACGATCCGGTCCCTGCCGTCCGGGAGTCGGCCGCTACGCTCCGCGAGCGCGATGTGGACTTCGTCGTCGTCGCCTCCCACTGTGGCGAAGGCGACAGCCGTATCGCCCGCGAGACCGACGTAGACGCTGTTCTGGGCGGGCACGTCCACGACGTCCACGTCGAGACGGTCGCCGACACCGTCGTCGTCCGGCCGGGTCGTGCTGCACGGTACGTCTCCGTGGTCCAGTTGGGAACGGGTACCGAGGTGGCCGTCCACGAGATCGGTGACGACCACCGCCACGACGGGCTCGCGGCGACGCTCGCGGACCGCCTCGCGACGACCGGTCTGGACGAGGTGGTCGCGACCGTCGCCGAACCGATCGAACTGACCGAGGAGGCCGTCACGGTCGCCGAGAGCCGGGCGGGGAACTTCGTCACCGACGCGCTCCGCTGGCGCGCCGGGGCCGACGTCGCCATCAGCCCGACCGGCGCGCTCAGGTCGGGCGACCCGCTGGCCGGGGAGGTGACCGTCGCGGACCTGATCGGACTCGCCCCGTACCGGGACGATCTGACGCTGGTCGAACTCTCCGGGGAACGGCTGCGTTCGGCGCTGGCTGCGGTCCCGGTCGGTGCACACAACGACGCGTTCCCGCGGCGGTTCTGCAGCCACCTCAGCGGCGCTCGTATCGTCTTCGACGACGAAGCCGACGAACTCCGGTCGGCGACCGTCGACGGCGAACCGATCGACCCCGAGGCGACCTACACGCTCGCCGTCGCGGAGTACCTCGTCGAGACCGACCACGTCGTCGGCGTCTTCGGACCCGACGACGTCGTCGAGCGCTGTGGGGTCGCACACGACGCGATCGTCGAGTCCGCCCGCGAGGGCGGGATCGATCCCGACGTCGGCGACCGGATCGAACGGCCGACGCTCGACCACTGA
- a CDS encoding thioredoxin family protein produces MVELDSDSDVLQHGDAPPDFELLDTDGEPRSLADFADREALLVVFTCNHCPYAKAKFDELNRLAAAYDDLAVVGINSNDPEQYPEDSFERMQDLVEDGTIDYDAYLFDEDQTVAAAYGARCTPDPFLFDNDDGTFRLAYHGRLDDATNPDDEPTEREMAGHVETLLAGEEITASERPSRGCSIKWREGNEPEYWDA; encoded by the coding sequence ATGGTCGAACTCGATTCCGACTCGGACGTACTCCAGCACGGCGACGCCCCACCGGACTTCGAACTGCTCGATACCGACGGCGAGCCCCGGTCGCTTGCCGACTTCGCCGATCGCGAGGCGCTGCTGGTCGTGTTCACCTGTAACCACTGCCCGTACGCGAAAGCGAAGTTCGACGAACTCAACCGCCTGGCCGCGGCGTACGACGACCTCGCGGTCGTGGGGATCAACTCCAACGACCCAGAACAGTACCCCGAGGACTCCTTCGAGCGGATGCAGGACCTGGTCGAGGACGGGACGATCGACTACGACGCGTATCTCTTCGACGAGGACCAGACTGTCGCGGCGGCCTACGGCGCTCGGTGTACGCCCGATCCGTTCCTGTTCGACAACGACGACGGCACTTTCCGACTGGCCTACCACGGCCGGCTGGACGACGCGACGAACCCCGACGACGAACCCACGGAGCGCGAGATGGCCGGCCACGTCGAGACGTTGCTCGCCGGCGAGGAGATCACCGCCTCCGAACGCCCCTCCCGTGGCTGTTCGATCAAGTGGCGCGAGGGCAACGAGCCCGAGTACTGGGATGCGTAG